The following are encoded in a window of Clostridium thermarum genomic DNA:
- a CDS encoding patatin-like phospholipase family protein — MKADAVFEGGGVKGIALAGAVTALEEAGYQWNHLAGTSAGAIAAALLAAGYTGKELSEILMKVNYVKLLKGCNGDMFLITMIAKLLMYKGIYSTNNIETWIGKLLKAKGKEKFKDIIEKGESKLKIIATDVTNRRMLILPDDLALFGIDPLEFSIAKAVSMSIAIPFFFTPAKIIKNNQVNLMVDGGLVSNFPVWIFDVQGKPRWPTFGFRLWENSKSRHAMGKKDIISYALDVMGAMLDKNEEIYLKDKDQVRTMNIPTLGIGTLQFDISKEQTRKLYESGYITAKKFLQQWDFEDYIKRYRR, encoded by the coding sequence GAACCACCTGGCAGGCACATCAGCAGGAGCAATTGCTGCAGCCTTGTTAGCTGCAGGTTATACTGGGAAGGAATTATCAGAAATACTAATGAAGGTCAACTATGTAAAATTGCTTAAGGGTTGTAATGGGGATATGTTTTTGATTACAATGATAGCCAAGCTGTTAATGTACAAGGGAATCTATTCCACCAATAATATAGAAACCTGGATTGGGAAGCTTCTCAAGGCAAAAGGAAAAGAAAAGTTTAAGGATATAATTGAGAAGGGAGAGAGTAAGCTAAAAATAATTGCAACAGATGTAACCAACAGGAGGATGCTTATTTTGCCGGATGATTTGGCGTTATTTGGAATAGACCCTTTGGAATTCAGCATTGCAAAGGCTGTCAGCATGAGCATTGCTATACCCTTCTTCTTTACACCGGCAAAAATAATAAAGAATAATCAGGTCAACCTCATGGTTGACGGTGGACTGGTAAGCAATTTTCCTGTTTGGATTTTTGACGTTCAGGGCAAGCCACGGTGGCCAACTTTTGGCTTCAGGCTGTGGGAGAATTCAAAAAGTAGACACGCCATGGGCAAAAAAGACATCATTTCCTATGCCTTAGATGTGATGGGGGCTATGTTAGATAAAAATGAGGAAATTTATTTGAAGGATAAGGATCAGGTAAGAACAATGAATATACCAACCCTTGGAATAGGGACCTTGCAATTTGATATTTCTAAAGAACAAACAAGGAAGCTGTACGAATCTGGTTATATTACAGCAAAGAAATTCTTACAACAGTGGGATTTTGAAGACTATATAAAGAGGTATAGGAGATAA
- a CDS encoding RrF2 family transcriptional regulator codes for MKLSTKGRYGLRSMVDIALNSNGDFIPLKQIAERQNISENYLEQVFSTLRKADLVKSVRGSQGGYALSKPASKITVGEVLRALEGELSITGDDNDEPGFEKNIEDCIKIAVWQEVNKSINAVVDSITLEDLVEQYKKLNAEFTFDFII; via the coding sequence ATGAAGTTATCCACTAAAGGTAGATACGGCCTGAGGTCTATGGTAGATATAGCATTGAATTCCAATGGCGATTTTATACCACTTAAGCAAATTGCTGAAAGACAAAATATATCTGAGAATTATCTTGAGCAGGTATTTTCTACTCTGAGGAAGGCAGACCTAGTTAAAAGTGTAAGAGGATCACAAGGCGGCTATGCTCTTTCCAAGCCTGCCTCAAAAATAACTGTAGGTGAGGTTCTTCGAGCCTTGGAAGGTGAGTTAAGCATCACCGGTGACGACAATGATGAACCAGGTTTCGAGAAGAATATTGAGGACTGTATAAAAATAGCTGTATGGCAGGAAGTAAATAAAAGCATTAATGCTGTAGTAGATTCAATAACACTGGAAGACCTAGTAGAACAGTATAAAAAATTAAATGCCGAGTTTACATTCGATTTTATAATCTGA
- a CDS encoding glycoside hydrolase family 3 N-terminal domain-containing protein, translated as MTLEEKIGQMLIVGLDGYSLDERAKELLDNYKVGGYILFADNIQSTKQLLDLLNSIKEENSKNKIPLFLSVDEEGGRVSRMPNEFKDFPTNKTIGNINNEEFSRKIGQTIAEEISSFGFKYELCSGSGRQQ; from the coding sequence ATGACTCTAGAGGAAAAGATTGGGCAAATGCTTATTGTGGGCTTAGATGGATATAGTTTAGATGAAAGGGCCAAGGAACTGTTGGATAATTACAAGGTTGGAGGCTACATTCTTTTTGCTGATAATATTCAAAGTACAAAGCAGTTACTTGACTTATTGAATTCAATAAAAGAGGAGAATTCTAAAAATAAAATTCCCCTATTCCTATCTGTTGACGAAGAAGGTGGAAGGGTATCCAGGATGCCTAATGAGTTCAAAGACTTTCCCACAAATAAGACTATAGGGAACATTAACAATGAAGAGTTTTCCAGAAAGATAGGGCAAACCATTGCCGAAGAAATAAGTTCTTTTGGCTTTAAATATGAACTTTGCTCCGGTTCTGGACGTCAACAGTAA
- a CDS encoding glycoside hydrolase family 3 N-terminal domain-containing protein, translating into MALNMNFAPVLDVNSNPQNPVIGNRSFSSDPEIVSKLGVQTMLGLRMGNVIPVVKHFPGHGDTSVDSHKGLPVVNNDLERLESLELVPFKEAIKNNAEAVMIAHILLPQIDKENPASMSKAVIADLLRNKLNFEGVVISDIDVEKINNQIKELLTTYMN; encoded by the coding sequence TTGGCTTTAAATATGAACTTTGCTCCGGTTCTGGACGTCAACAGTAATCCCCAAAATCCTGTGATTGGCAACAGATCCTTCAGTTCAGACCCAGAAATAGTAAGCAAACTTGGAGTCCAGACTATGCTGGGCTTACGGATGGGAAATGTAATACCGGTGGTAAAACATTTTCCGGGCCATGGAGATACTTCAGTGGACTCACATAAAGGGCTACCGGTAGTAAATAACGACCTGGAAAGACTGGAAAGCCTTGAACTAGTTCCTTTTAAAGAAGCCATAAAAAACAATGCGGAGGCAGTGATGATAGCCCACATACTTTTACCTCAGATAGATAAGGAGAATCCGGCCTCCATGTCAAAGGCAGTTATAGCTGATTTATTGAGAAATAAGCTTAACTTTGAGGGTGTTGTAATAAGTGATATTGATGTAGAAAAAATAAATAATCAAATAAAGGAGTTGCTAACAACTTACATGAATTAA
- a CDS encoding transposase, with amino-acid sequence MFCRNNVQQTSLLDPIAQMPKYLQDILKKNWAQAFRAQIFPLINEDRFSVIYSYDQASRPNTPVNVIIGLLMIKEIFQQSDEELIGSLHFDKRYQYALCTTNYDKQPVSINTLTNFRNRVIDYE; translated from the coding sequence ATGTTTTGCAGAAATAACGTTCAACAAACTTCATTATTAGACCCTATTGCTCAAATGCCAAAATATCTTCAAGATATTCTAAAGAAAAATTGGGCTCAAGCTTTTAGGGCTCAGATTTTCCCTCTAATAAATGAGGACCGTTTTTCTGTAATTTATAGTTATGATCAAGCTTCAAGACCTAATACTCCTGTTAATGTGATTATAGGCCTTCTTATGATAAAAGAAATATTTCAACAGTCTGATGAAGAGCTCATAGGCTCACTTCATTTTGATAAAAGATACCAGTACGCCCTTTGTACAACTAATTATGATAAACAACCAGTATCCATCAATACTTTAACCAATTTCAGAAATAGGGTTATTGACTATGAGTAA
- a CDS encoding transposase: protein MPYSDFAVDKDKNVISKCPSGNEPVESYNSSKSYSAKFKKSDCEKCPLRDQCPIKQQKEFNIVRVSEKRYNKDLQRAKMSLPEYIELTNQRAGVEGIPSVLRRRYRIDTMPVRGLLRSKLWVGFKIAAYNFKKLLAQLLKKGEVALANLFFTFLLNFSVTSTVE from the coding sequence TTGCCTTACTCTGATTTTGCTGTGGATAAAGATAAAAATGTAATAAGCAAATGTCCGAGTGGTAATGAGCCCGTCGAGTCTTATAACAGCTCAAAATCATATAGTGCTAAGTTTAAAAAGTCGGATTGTGAAAAATGTCCCCTTAGAGACCAATGCCCGATTAAACAACAAAAGGAGTTTAACATTGTACGTGTTAGCGAAAAAAGATACAATAAAGACCTTCAAAGGGCTAAAATGTCTCTGCCAGAATATATAGAACTTACGAATCAGCGAGCAGGTGTTGAGGGTATACCTTCTGTACTTAGAAGAAGGTATAGAATTGACACCATGCCCGTCAGGGGACTTTTGCGCTCAAAATTATGGGTTGGATTTAAAATCGCAGCCTATAATTTTAAAAAGCTGCTAGCGCAGCTCCTTAAGAAAGGAGAAGTCGCTTTAGCCAATTTGTTTTTTACCTTTTTATTAAATTTTTCGGTAACTTCTACTGTAGAATAG
- a CDS encoding Mu transposase C-terminal domain-containing protein, translating into MLTQGGGNQYEIDPRLARKTIQVKYHPSDLTKIEVYYQGDKFADAKPFQITFKTYDEYKSGAVASPPVIVEGQLSYLDLLKQKQEQDLVDKKNRMSFTKLYGKEGRA; encoded by the coding sequence ATCTTAACACAGGGGGGTGGCAACCAGTATGAAATTGATCCAAGACTTGCACGAAAAACAATTCAAGTAAAATATCATCCTTCAGACCTGACAAAAATTGAAGTATACTACCAAGGTGATAAGTTTGCTGACGCAAAGCCTTTTCAAATAACATTTAAAACCTATGATGAGTATAAATCCGGTGCAGTTGCATCACCACCAGTTATTGTTGAAGGTCAACTGAGCTATTTGGACTTGCTAAAACAAAAACAAGAGCAGGACCTTGTAGACAAGAAAAATAGAATGAGTTTCACTAAACTCTATGGTAAGGAAGGGAGGGCTTAG
- a CDS encoding ExeA family protein, which produces MYESYYGFKKTPFMRSIDTKELYQHQDFVEVKHRLKYAMEKRTFAVITGPVGAGKTTVLRCIREELNNNIYTYIYISQSALTPKIFYNEILKQLNLNTVYAKPEAKLMVNKAVLSMFNANKIPVIVVDEAHLLSDAMLEEIRFLINFDMDSMSPLSLILVGQPELRQRLKLRTLEAIAQRVMVNYHLDGLDRPGTEDYILTHLKVAGLGTPLFTDEAINEIFQYTAGIPRKINNLCEKCLLEGYIHEKKLIDDILVKRVIKNEFK; this is translated from the coding sequence ATGTATGAATCATACTATGGTTTCAAAAAGACTCCCTTTATGCGAAGCATAGATACTAAAGAGCTCTACCAGCATCAAGACTTTGTAGAAGTCAAACACAGACTTAAATATGCCATGGAGAAAAGAACATTCGCGGTAATAACCGGCCCTGTCGGTGCCGGCAAAACGACAGTTTTAAGGTGTATTCGTGAAGAGCTAAATAACAATATTTACACTTATATATACATATCCCAATCAGCCCTTACTCCAAAGATATTCTACAATGAGATACTGAAACAACTGAATTTAAACACTGTCTACGCTAAGCCGGAGGCAAAGCTTATGGTGAATAAAGCAGTCCTGTCCATGTTTAATGCAAATAAGATTCCAGTCATTGTAGTGGATGAAGCACATCTTCTAAGTGATGCTATGCTTGAAGAAATAAGATTTCTTATAAATTTTGATATGGATTCAATGTCTCCACTGAGTTTGATACTAGTAGGCCAGCCGGAACTTAGACAAAGGCTTAAGTTAAGAACTCTGGAAGCTATTGCTCAAAGAGTTATGGTAAATTATCACCTTGACGGACTAGACAGGCCTGGTACAGAGGACTACATACTAACTCATCTTAAAGTTGCAGGTTTAGGAACACCATTGTTTACTGATGAAGCTATCAATGAGATATTTCAGTATACTGCAGGGATACCTAGAAAAATAAACAATCTTTGTGAGAAATGCTTGTTGGAAGGATATATTCATGAGAAAAAACTTATTGATGATATTTTAGTAAAGAGAGTTATAAAGAACGAGTTTAAATAA
- a CDS encoding bacteriocin — translation MNTNFHELSASEMQEINGGLPFVLGVLAAAGIVLGTGVVVAGAVVIVGKVAQKISDWIG, via the coding sequence ATGAATACTAATTTTCATGAATTAAGTGCATCAGAGATGCAAGAAATAAATGGTGGCTTACCATTTGTATTAGGTGTACTAGCAGCAGCTGGCATTGTTCTTGGTACTGGTGTTGTTGTTGCAGGTGCTGTTGTAATTGTTGGGAAAGTAGCGCAAAAAATATCTGATTGGATTGGCTAG
- a CDS encoding class IIb bacteriocin, lactobin A/cerein 7B family, with translation MDLNFNNSMLIEVSTDDLQNINGGFLGTVLFTIAGVKVTIGMCMAAGSAIGLVAGGAVILK, from the coding sequence ATGGATTTAAACTTTAACAATTCTATGTTGATTGAAGTAAGCACAGATGACTTACAAAATATTAATGGTGGATTTCTTGGAACAGTTCTATTTACTATTGCTGGCGTTAAGGTAACTATAGGTATGTGCATGGCAGCAGGATCAGCTATTGGATTAGTTGCAGGTGGAGCAGTAATTTTAAAATAA
- a CDS encoding AraC family transcriptional regulator, which yields MILEKQELIFQNVISLRKKMAQHEVMSELEKLNKFIKERGAEKIAPVITTTFGVENSGFLQTIDIEILIPINKEIATDNEYKLKKDFYLTNALKVTHIGNLSMLQNTYNTLNRYIREKGMQPITSVYSITVKDITDSSNADESIIDLYIGVSPNVL from the coding sequence TTGATATTAGAAAAACAAGAATTGATTTTTCAAAATGTAATTTCGCTTAGAAAAAAGATGGCTCAACATGAAGTTATGTCAGAATTAGAGAAGCTTAATAAGTTCATAAAAGAGAGAGGTGCCGAAAAGATTGCTCCTGTTATTACAACTACTTTTGGAGTAGAAAACAGTGGCTTCTTACAAACCATTGATATAGAAATTCTTATACCGATAAACAAAGAAATTGCTACTGATAATGAGTACAAGCTAAAAAAAGATTTTTATTTAACAAATGCATTGAAGGTAACTCATATTGGTAATCTTTCTATGTTACAAAATACATATAATACTTTAAATAGATATATACGAGAAAAAGGTATGCAACCTATTACATCTGTTTATAGTATTACAGTTAAAGACATAACAGATTCATCTAATGCAGATGAGTCAATTATTGATCTCTATATTGGTGTTAGCCCAAACGTTCTCTAG
- a CDS encoding peptidase domain-containing ABC transporter: protein MRNPFKRYVCIKQHDIKDCACACIATISKQHGLKIPISKIREIAGTDKMGTSAYGVVKAAEELGFTAKGVKASKPEDIFSEFPLPAIAHVIIDGSLLHYVVIHKVSRIEILVADPGRGMNKYTPEDFFKIWTGVLILMVPSAKFEKGDETKGLFQRFSGLMRPQKGLLINIFFASVLITVLGIIGSFYFKAIMDDIVPNNLRKTLIVISIGMVLLNLFKILTEFFRAHLLVYLSQNIDIPLLLGYYEHVVNLPMNFFGTRQIGEIVSRFNDAGKIRDAISSATLTLMIDSLMAIVGGAVLYSQNKTLFSVTIIPIVLYVILLFAFRKSIENSNRATMEDNAKLTSYLVESLKGVETVKAFNGERKVNLETEKRYIKLVRTIFKFSFISNIQGTLKSTVKSIFSITILWMGAYLTLKGEITLGELITFNSLLAYFIEPIERMINLQPTIQSAMVAADRLGEILDLELEKVGEEKKINPKTIMGNIEFRNVDFRYGTRQLVLKNINMNVKPGEKIALVGESGSGKTTIAKLLMNFYQCEKGEILINGYNIKDISKEVLRDKIAYISQESFFFSGTIKENLEFANEEVSYEEILEACKKAQLHDFINSLPLRYDTLLEEGASNLSGGQRQRLAIARAILRKPEIMIMDEATSNLDSITEKAIENTINSFTKGITTFIIAHRLSTIKRCDRIFVIDKGEIIEEGEHKSLLDKKGYYYRLWKEQLPDEETMEQAAATLEGGVM from the coding sequence ATGAGAAACCCATTTAAAAGATATGTATGCATAAAACAGCATGATATTAAGGACTGCGCATGCGCTTGCATAGCCACCATATCAAAGCAACATGGATTAAAGATCCCGATATCAAAGATTAGAGAAATTGCCGGGACCGATAAGATGGGGACCAGCGCCTATGGTGTTGTTAAAGCTGCAGAAGAACTAGGCTTCACAGCAAAGGGAGTAAAGGCTTCTAAGCCTGAGGATATTTTTAGTGAGTTCCCCTTGCCAGCTATTGCTCATGTTATTATTGATGGATCATTACTACACTATGTAGTTATACATAAAGTATCAAGGATTGAAATATTAGTGGCAGACCCAGGGAGAGGGATGAATAAATATACACCGGAGGATTTCTTCAAAATTTGGACTGGAGTTCTTATATTAATGGTTCCCAGTGCTAAATTTGAAAAGGGAGACGAAACAAAGGGGCTTTTTCAGAGATTTTCTGGTCTTATGAGACCTCAGAAAGGACTTTTAATCAACATATTTTTTGCATCTGTACTAATTACAGTTCTAGGAATTATAGGTTCATTTTACTTTAAAGCTATTATGGACGACATTGTACCCAATAATTTAAGAAAAACTCTTATTGTAATTTCCATTGGAATGGTTTTGTTAAATCTATTCAAGATATTAACGGAGTTTTTTAGGGCTCATTTGCTTGTATATCTTTCCCAAAATATAGATATACCATTACTACTTGGCTATTATGAGCATGTGGTTAATCTTCCTATGAATTTTTTTGGTACAAGGCAAATCGGCGAAATTGTATCCCGATTTAATGATGCCGGTAAGATCAGGGATGCAATTTCATCTGCTACATTGACATTGATGATTGATAGCCTTATGGCTATTGTTGGTGGTGCGGTACTATATAGTCAGAATAAAACCTTGTTTTCTGTCACTATAATACCTATAGTGTTATACGTAATTCTTCTATTTGCCTTTCGAAAATCAATTGAAAACTCTAATAGGGCAACGATGGAGGATAACGCTAAGCTTACTTCCTATCTTGTAGAGTCGCTCAAGGGCGTAGAAACTGTAAAAGCCTTTAATGGTGAGAGAAAAGTCAATCTTGAAACAGAAAAAAGGTATATAAAGCTTGTAAGAACTATATTTAAGTTTAGTTTTATCAGTAATATTCAAGGAACTCTCAAGAGTACAGTAAAATCTATTTTTTCTATAACGATTTTATGGATGGGAGCTTACCTAACCCTAAAGGGTGAGATAACCCTCGGTGAGCTAATAACATTTAACTCATTGCTAGCTTATTTCATTGAGCCTATAGAAAGAATGATCAATCTACAGCCTACTATTCAAAGTGCTATGGTAGCTGCAGACAGGCTTGGGGAGATATTAGATTTAGAGCTTGAGAAGGTTGGGGAAGAAAAGAAGATCAATCCGAAAACTATAATGGGCAATATAGAGTTTAGAAATGTGGATTTTAGATATGGTACAAGACAGCTTGTTTTAAAGAATATCAATATGAATGTTAAGCCTGGGGAGAAGATTGCATTGGTAGGGGAGAGCGGATCCGGCAAAACTACCATTGCTAAGCTGCTAATGAATTTTTATCAGTGTGAAAAGGGAGAAATATTAATAAACGGTTATAACATAAAGGACATTAGTAAAGAGGTCTTAAGAGATAAAATTGCCTATATATCCCAAGAATCCTTTTTCTTCAGTGGGACTATAAAGGAAAATCTAGAGTTTGCTAACGAGGAGGTTAGCTATGAGGAAATCTTGGAAGCTTGCAAAAAAGCTCAGTTACATGATTTTATAAATTCTCTCCCGCTAAGATACGATACTCTTTTAGAAGAAGGTGCCTCTAATCTTTCAGGAGGTCAAAGGCAAAGATTAGCCATAGCTAGGGCCATACTTCGTAAGCCGGAAATTATGATTATGGATGAGGCTACCTCAAACCTGGATTCCATAACAGAAAAGGCTATTGAGAATACCATAAACTCCTTTACTAAAGGTATAACTACCTTCATTATTGCTCACAGGTTAAGCACAATAAAGCGCTGCGACAGAATTTTTGTTATTGATAAGGGAGAGATAATTGAAGAAGGAGAGCATAAGTCATTACTGGATAAAAAAGGATACTACTATAGGCTGTGGAAGGAACAACTTCCTGATGAAGAGACTATGGAACAAGCAGCTGCAACTTTGGAAGGCGGTGTGATGTAG
- a CDS encoding HlyD family secretion protein, whose translation MRAYIQDLNSITDSREMLERKPHSFIVSFIYIFIAVILVALTWSYFGEIDEYVKASGVVRPGDKTAAIRNTVTGKVDKVNIDEGKTVKKGDILYTIEAKGLIINREETKKQIEKLTLEIENLVKLKESIKSGKNLFDKNNEKEAYYYNRYLKYVNDKESSIEQIDNALIDFEQAMKEAQLTQKAAGEKLEKIKITLSNLDELKTSIENDTNMINPANLEFYEKFNNYLLNKERLQRIHDQKEIIYNSYSKLYEVGGIARREVEDIKNQLDMASMDLRKYKSDFLIEVTSSIEQNKNSISDLENSIEKAKLNLDTYAQKGQSKEIILEKYYLDNLIQIEDTLTSNRNNLDNLQSELKNIELNLEETTVVAPIDGVVNMYMEVNSGELLQAGSEVATIITDADTEYKVQIYVYNKDIANIKLGQTIKYRFQALPYSEYGDLEGVVTRISTDARVDKESGANYYIVEASLENKPLYSRKGTENSVKIGMTCEAQVITDSKKVLYWLLEKINLKD comes from the coding sequence ATGAGAGCTTATATACAGGACTTAAACAGTATAACCGACAGTCGTGAAATGCTGGAGAGAAAGCCACATTCCTTTATAGTTTCTTTTATATATATTTTTATAGCAGTTATACTGGTTGCTTTAACTTGGTCCTATTTTGGAGAAATTGACGAATATGTAAAAGCCAGTGGTGTAGTAAGACCTGGAGATAAAACCGCTGCAATAAGAAATACTGTAACAGGTAAGGTGGACAAGGTTAACATTGATGAAGGTAAAACTGTAAAGAAGGGTGATATTCTTTATACTATAGAAGCTAAGGGTTTAATCATCAATAGAGAAGAGACTAAAAAGCAGATAGAAAAACTTACCCTGGAGATAGAGAATTTAGTAAAGCTTAAAGAGAGTATCAAGAGTGGCAAGAATCTTTTTGATAAAAACAATGAGAAAGAAGCGTACTATTATAACCGATACTTGAAATATGTAAATGATAAGGAATCAAGTATTGAACAAATCGATAATGCTTTAATTGATTTTGAGCAGGCAATGAAGGAGGCTCAGTTGACCCAAAAGGCTGCAGGAGAAAAGCTGGAAAAGATTAAGATTACCTTAAGTAACTTGGATGAACTAAAGACCTCCATTGAAAATGATACAAATATGATAAACCCGGCAAATCTAGAGTTCTACGAAAAATTTAATAACTATCTTTTGAATAAAGAAAGACTTCAAAGAATACACGACCAAAAGGAGATCATCTATAACAGCTATAGTAAACTCTACGAGGTTGGTGGCATCGCCAGAAGAGAAGTAGAAGATATTAAAAATCAATTAGACATGGCATCTATGGATCTTAGAAAGTATAAAAGTGATTTTCTTATAGAAGTGACCTCAAGCATTGAGCAAAACAAAAACAGTATCAGTGATCTTGAAAATTCTATAGAAAAGGCTAAGCTTAACCTTGATACCTATGCCCAAAAGGGGCAAAGCAAAGAGATAATACTAGAAAAATATTATTTGGACAATCTAATACAAATCGAAGACACATTAACCAGCAATAGAAATAATCTAGACAATCTTCAAAGTGAACTTAAAAATATAGAGCTTAATTTGGAAGAGACTACTGTTGTTGCACCAATCGATGGAGTTGTAAATATGTATATGGAAGTAAATTCTGGAGAACTACTGCAGGCTGGTAGTGAAGTAGCAACTATAATTACTGATGCAGATACGGAATATAAGGTACAAATATATGTGTATAACAAGGATATAGCTAATATTAAACTAGGGCAAACCATCAAGTATCGGTTCCAAGCATTGCCTTATAGTGAATACGGTGACTTAGAAGGTGTAGTAACAAGAATATCCACCGATGCAAGGGTTGATAAAGAAAGTGGAGCTAATTACTATATAGTAGAAGCTTCTTTAGAAAATAAACCTCTTTACAGTAGAAAGGGTACAGAGAATTCCGTAAAGATTGGTATGACTTGTGAAGCTCAAGTGATAACTGATTCTAAGAAGGTTCTGTATTGGCTCTTAGAAAAGATAAACTTAAAAGATTAA
- a CDS encoding DDE-type integrase/transposase/recombinase — MVNKFLVQYIVYLHNLLILLVNILFVKKFSYRYDEPVRKEYRKLVVDKPPIFETPEKLDYKQLLEEYKTNHGKELSPVKPRKGKVPVSKDIVCVVCGAPHNYIYDNNGGKGQYQCKICKNSFTPNKQLKSVILKCPHCGKTLEKIKERNGFDIYKCKNNHCSYYQDKLSSMSKQEKQEYKSNPEKFKLRYIYRAFKFDFKPLSKESNKEFRVNLSRLRVTPHTLGLILTYHVNYGLSARKTAALMKDIHGLDISHQTVLNYCDWVSLAVKPLVDNYPYELSDSFCGDETYIRVKGKWHYIFFDAVKKIILSYRVSPNRDTLTAIKVIDDVLIKLKSIPTNLNLVTDGNPIQLRFHKFFTLPNLYCNCIPFSTSSIMVIALSLSTIAVSTSRSSFRTEYL; from the coding sequence ATGGTTAATAAATTTTTGGTGCAGTATATAGTGTATCTGCACAACTTATTGATTTTATTGGTAAACATATTGTTTGTTAAGAAGTTCAGCTACAGGTACGATGAACCGGTTAGAAAGGAATATCGTAAGCTTGTAGTGGACAAACCTCCTATATTTGAAACTCCAGAGAAGCTTGATTATAAACAGCTTCTTGAAGAATATAAAACTAATCACGGAAAGGAACTATCACCGGTAAAACCAAGAAAGGGCAAAGTTCCTGTGTCAAAGGATATAGTGTGCGTAGTATGTGGTGCTCCGCACAATTACATATATGACAATAATGGTGGTAAGGGTCAATATCAATGCAAGATATGCAAGAATTCCTTTACACCCAATAAACAGCTTAAAAGTGTCATACTAAAATGCCCGCACTGTGGAAAAACCCTTGAAAAAATCAAAGAAAGAAATGGCTTTGATATATATAAGTGCAAGAATAACCACTGCTCTTACTATCAGGATAAGTTATCTTCTATGAGTAAACAAGAGAAACAAGAGTATAAGAGCAATCCTGAGAAATTCAAGCTAAGGTACATATATAGAGCCTTTAAGTTTGACTTTAAGCCCTTAAGCAAAGAGAGCAATAAGGAATTTAGAGTAAATCTATCCCGACTTAGAGTTACTCCTCACACTTTAGGTCTAATACTGACTTACCATGTTAACTATGGCCTATCGGCCAGGAAAACTGCAGCTTTGATGAAAGATATCCATGGACTAGATATATCTCATCAGACAGTATTAAACTACTGCGATTGGGTATCCTTAGCCGTTAAACCTTTGGTAGATAACTATCCCTACGAGCTTTCAGACAGCTTCTGTGGAGATGAAACCTACATCAGAGTTAAAGGCAAATGGCACTATATTTTCTTTGATGCGGTAAAGAAAATAATATTATCTTACCGGGTTTCTCCAAACAGAGATACTTTGACAGCGATAAAAGTTATTGATGACGTTCTTATCAAACTTAAAAGCATACCAACAAATCTTAACTTAGTTACAGATGGAAACCCAATCCAACTGCGTTTTCATAAATTTTTTACACTACCAAACCTTTATTGCAATTGTATCCCATTTTCTACAAGTTCCATTATGGTGATAGCATTAAGCTTGTCTACTATAGCAGTATCTACATCAAGAAGTTCCTTTAGAACAGAATACCTTTGA